The Balneolales bacterium ANBcel1 genomic sequence CCAACTACCGGCCAGTGCCTTTCGGCAGGCATACCTGGATTACGCGCCGGCACAAACAGCAACCGGAAATTCATGTAAACGATGTCGGCCTAACCTATGTTTACATTGTATACCGCGACCGTAAGGCACAGATTAAGAATGCCTTACCCGCAATTCGTAAATTCCTTGTCGTTTGTTGATAATCCATATGATTATCAACATATTTGACACCTTCTTCCATATATGAATTGCGAAACCTGTTAATTACGAATAAAACCCCTCTTCTATGTTACGAAAATCATATATCCTGCTGGTTTCATCCATACTTGCGTTTACAGTCTGGAGTTGTGACGATGACAGCCCAACAGGCCCTGACCTCTCGGACGCACCCGAGTCACCTTCCATGGACCATGTGGAAATGGATCTGTCGGTTTTTGAAAACGCAGAAAACTACGGAGCATTCAAAGCCATGGATCCGGAATCCTTCCTCAAGGAGCTCCCGACTCTTGCGGACCACCATGAACTCAGCGCCTATGAGCAGGCCGCTTTTTTCGCTGCGGCTGCAGAGATGTATTTCCAGATCATGGGACAATTTCCCAACATCTTTTTTGCGCATCAGGATTGGGGTGATCCCTCCCTTGACGGAAACACCTGGGTTTGGGAATGGAGCTTTGCCGCGGAAGGTGAATCCATGACCATGACGGTAACAGCCGAGTCAGTTGACGATGAACGTCACTGGGAACTACGGTACACCACACAGGGAATGGATGGCCAGGACGACCTGGATAACGAGTTGCTCATAGCCTCGCAGGTCAGGCTCGACGGCTCCGGAGGATCCTGGCAACTGTATGACTTCTTCGAAGACGACCCGGTTTTTCTCGTTGATTATGCACTGGAAGATGAGATAACCACCATGGTCGACATGCACTTCTTCGAGGAAGAGGACGGTCGATTCTATTATGAGCGCGACGGAAGCCAGAGCATACTTGAGCTCTGGGATGTGGTTTACGGTGGAAACACCACCATAGAGTGGAACAACGAGACGCACACCGGATCCATTCAAAGTCCCGAATATCACGGAGGCGACCGGGTTTGCTGGGATGAAAATTACACCCGGACCGAATGCTGACCCTTTGTCTTTACAGCCTGTCCGGAGTACCAAAAGGCTGCTGAAATACTGATATCTCAATAATTCCGTTTTGAACTGAATTATCGACATGAGCAAACGCTTCCCCGAGGCGTTTGCTCTTTTTTTATTCATGCACCGGAACCTCTTTCATTCCGGATTTGTGACACGGTTTGTCGACATACTGTTTTTCGTCACCCATCACCGGCATATCCCGATTCCCGAAACCATTGATGCCTATAGTTTTTTTGCAAATTGCCGATAACTAATAGTGATCAATTAAAAAAGCACAAACAGATCATCAAATCGGTAGAAAAAGGAATCCGAAATGTTAAAAATTCTCAGTGTGGAAGATGATTATATCGCTTCCTTCATGCTCAATGAGCAGATCGAACGAATGGGGTACTTTATGGTGGATACCGTTGAAACCGGGGAGGATGCCGTTGAACTCTGCCAGTGGATGAAACCCGATTTGATTCTCATGGATATCACTCTCAATGGTGACATGGACGGCATTGAAGCATCTGAAAAAATCACGGAAGAGGCCGGCAGCGTTCCCATCATTTTCATCACCGGCATTACGGATCCGGAGATACACAAAAAAGCCAGGGTGCTAAATCCGCACGGCTTTTTTACCAAGCCTGTCAACGTCAAGGCGCTTCAGCAGTCCATTGAGGAAGTGTTCAAAAAACATCGGTGACGTCGGCGCATTGCGTCTGACGCCAGGCATCTTAATGCCGGATTACTGAACATGTCGCTAGTGGCAACTTCCCTGCCCCGATGACAAATCCGGACTGATAAACGGTATGCCCAGTGACAGGCCCCGCAGTATCAGCAACAGTCCCACAAGTACCGCCAGCCAGGGAATGGCCTTCTGCAGCCGCAGTTGCCAGGTGCCGGTGAGCAACCCGGGAGAAACGGCCATCATAAACATGACCGGTGCCGTGCCAATCCCGAACAGTGCCATATATATCATCCCGTTCAAAACTCCTCCGGTAGTAAGGGCCGCCGCCAGGGCGACATACACCAGACCGCATGGCAGGAAACCATTCACAATCCCGATCAAAAACATAGACTGGCCCGTGCCAGCACGCATCAGCGGCTGCATGACGCGATGAAAAAAAGCGCTGATGCCGGAAAACCATCCTTTTTCCAGAGTCCATGAGCGATTCCACACCACCAGGGTCACAAGCACGATTCCCGCACCGGTGATAACCGACAATGCCTGCTGATACCCCACGAGCCAGGCGCCAAGCCCCAGCAGTCCCAGTACCGCTCCCATCATAGTGTACGTTACCGCTCGGCCGGCGTTATAGAGCACCCTGCCCGAAACATACCTTGCCCATGCATCCGTTTTGCCCGGCAATGCCACGGCAATGGGGCCGCACATGCCGATACAGTGTGCCGAACCGGCAAAACCCAGCAGAAATGCTGTCCAGAAAAAGTCCATTTTAATCGCTTTTATGAGTTGTCAAGTAGCCTGGTTGCTATCGTTTACCGATTGCGGTTATCATGCGCCCGCATACTCGGTAAAAATGTTTTAATATTGTGTGCGGTAGTACCGGTTTTCTGTGCCTATGTGCCGGCAACGCCCGCCCTGAGCAAATCGCTCTCCACATGCCGGTTTACATCTTGCTCGAGCCGTCCCAGCGAAGGCTGGCTCTTACGAAGCGAAAGCGCATGCATCGTTACAAAAAAGGAGCTCAGCATCATTGCGAGGATCGCGAAAAACGGGTGCAGAAGTCCCGTGAGCGCCACACCGATTCCAATAATGTTATATATAATCGCCCAGAAAAAGTTGCCGCGGATGGTCCGTCGGATTCGGCCGGAAAAGGTGAGCATCTCGGATATACTCAACAAGCTCGGGTGAAATAGAACAAAATCGGCATTATTCCGGATACTCAGAGAGCCGGTATAGACACCCACGCCGAGATCGGCCTTGTTGATGGCCATCAGGTCGTTGGTGCCGTCACCTACAAAAAGTATCCCCCCATGGCTTTCCCGGTACCGATCCACCAGCTCCGCCTTCTCCTCGGGAGAACATCCTCCATGGTAGTGAACCTTTGCGGTCACTTCCGGCGGCAGAGCCGTTTCCGCCGGGGCCGGATCGCCGGTTACCACCGCCACTTCCATCCCGTTCCGTTCATGAAGCTGCATAATCGACTCCTCCAGATGAGCGCGGGGCGGTTGATAGACCCTCAGGCGCATCATCAGCCGGCCGTCCAGAAACAGGCCGAAATCGCCGTCTGCCAAAGACTCTTGCCCGGCAGCATGGCGATTGTTGACCAGGAGCAGGGAATGGACTTTCGCACCGTTGTCCGCAGCCTGCCACTCCGCCCTGACACCCTGACCGGGTATCAGCCCGGTATTGCACACAGGCAGGGGTACCAGTTCGTGCTGAGCCAGATAGCGCCGGATGGCCCGGGCAAACGGATGGGTCTGCTCCAACTCCATGGCACCGGCCAGGCGCATCAGCCGTTCGACCGGCCAGGCGGGATCGTCGGTTACCCGGTTGAGTTCCCGCAATGCAACACCCTCGGTCAGTGTTCCCGTTTTGTCAAACATCACGAGTTTGATGTCGGAGAGCCGCTCCAGTGCGCTGCTCCCCCCCATCGCGACAATACCGGTTCGGTGCAGGCGCTGATGGGCCACCCAAAGAGCCGACGGAGTCGATATGGCGAATGCGCACGGACAGCCAATCAGCAATACGGCCAGAAACACTTCCAGGGCCTGGGCGGCGGTATGATGATACAGATGCCATGCGAGTCCGGCGAATGCCGTAACGATCACCGCCGAAAGCAAGATACTGGCGCCGCGGGATGCCACGCGCTCATAGTACCCCGGACGCGAACGCATCGCCCTGGCCCGGTTCATGTAGGACGAAAGCGTTGACTCGCGAAATGGCTTTATGACGCGCAGTAAAACCTCACCATCAATGCTGATACTTCCGGCCGATACGCGGTCTCCACGCTCCTTTCTGATGGCATCGGGCTCACCGGTCAGGTGCGACTCATCCATAAACCCGCCACCCTGCTCAACAACCGCGTCAAAAAGAACCGGCTGACCGGCCTCGGTGAGGGTGAGGTCGCCCGGCCCCAGTCGTTGGACCGGCACGCGCTCCGACGGTTGAACTCCATTCGCACCAGCCGCCTCTCCGGTGCTTTCGACCGAAACCTTCAACACTTCCGGCAGGGAACCCGGCTCCCAGATCCTCGCATAGCCGGACAGGCTCTTCTTGATTCTGGTATCGATCAAAAGACTTCCGACATAAAAGGTGAGGATCATGGCTGAAGTCTCGAAGTAGGTGTTTCCGGACAGCGTATCATAGCCTGAGATGCCGGCGATTCCGGCAATTCCGCTGCCTGCCAGCGTATTCCAGGCCGAAAGGATGTACGCCGCCCCGGAGCCTGTAAAAATGAGCGAAGCCAGGCTGAGCCTGCGGTCGCGGACCTCCCGCTTTAGGTTGTCGAGAAACGGGCCGGCCAGCAGAAACATGACCACGGTTGCCAGCCCGAGACTGATGTATCTCAGAAAAACCGGAGCCTGTTCCGCCTCGAAATGGAGGGTCAGGCTGATGAATATCAGGAAAATGGAGGAGATCAGAGCGAGGGCAAACCGAAGATAGAGCAGGTTTAACGGGGACAGGCGATCCGAACCTGTGGAAGCGTCCTGTCCGGTACCGGTATGTGCGCCCGGGCGACGCTTTGTTCCATCGGCTGCACCGGAACCGTTAGTATCACTGCCGGTTTGGGACGGACCTCTACCGGCGGATGTCCCGGCAGACGGGGTCGGTTCCAGAGTCCCGGACTTGCCGGCCGCCTCCGCCTCTGAGTAATAGTGTTCGTGCTGCTCCATCTCCCAGACCATCCGGCACCCGAAGCAGCAAAACAGGGGTGAGTGTTGCGGGGCCCGATGGGTGGATCTGACCGGCAGACCGCAGTGGGTGCAAACCGAAGTATGTTCAGTTTTCGATAAAGGCATCGAGCTGGCCTTCCGTCCATGCAGCGGTGCGGTCTTCCGAGGCGTTTCGCATTTCGGCCACTTCCTCCGGAGTAACCTCCGGAGCCTCATTTCCAAAAGCGTTCCGGATGTAGGTAACTACCGAGGCAACCTCGTCATCCGAAAGCAATCTTGCGAACCCCGGCATGGCGGCGTTATAGGTGACACCATTCCGGACAATTTGCCCTTCAAAGCCTCTCAGAACAATTTGTACGGGCCGCTCCGGGACTCCAATCACCCAGTCGGATCCGGTCAGCGGCGGGAAAGCTCCCTCAACACCGGAACCATCCTGCTGATGGCACGCCTGGCAGACCCGCGTATATACCTGGCGGCCGGTCACCATCATATCCAACTCTTCCGGGGCATCTGATACGGCCTGCGGTTCAGTAAAAAGCACATGAGGGCGGTCAGATATCTCCCCGAGGTATCGTCCCATATAGAAAAAGCCGAATGCGAGGGTGAGAATGATAACTGCGTACATCCACAAGGGGCCGCGCTCGTTTCCCTCTTCGGGAATTTCTTCTTCGCGCTCCATAGCGGCCCGGTGCAGCTCCTCAATGCTGCGATCGTCGTCGAGGTCGCCGAAATACTTTTCATCCGCCATCAGTCCACTCCGGTAATTTGCTGATCCAGTGAAATCAGATACGCCACCAGGTAGCGCGCTTCGTCGGTCGGCAGCACTTTACTGCCTTCGATACGATATTTTTGCGGCAGGCTGATCCCTTCCCTTCCCGGCCGGGCATCCTCGCTCACAACTTCAAAAAGCCAGGGGAACGGTGGCATGATGCTCTCATCGTTGATCGCCCTTGGCTGATACAGATTCAGATAGTGCCAGTCGCGGCTGGGCTGACGCGCGCCGATATTGGCGAGATCCGGTCCGGTGCGCATCGTTCCCAAATTGTGCGGCAGCAGATTGCGATAATCGGTCGCCAGGCTTGCCCTGCCCCATCCCCTTTCAAAATCCGCACCAAACCCTTCCGGGCGCACCTGTTTGGAGTGACAGTAGATACATCCTTCCCTGACAAAAATGCGGTGGCCTTCGGTCACTTCGAACGGTGTGAAATACGCCGGCTCTTTCACCCCTTCATCAATAAACAGTTTGGGGAGGATGGTGAGGCCGAACATGGCGATCAGGAACGTGGCCAAAATCCCGAAAAGCAAAATGGAATAACGTATCATACGGCAAACTCCTTCCGGATTTTTTCCCAGAGCTGGGGGGTGGCGGGTCGTTCGCCCGGAGCAAGGACCATTTTAATTACGAGCCAGGCAAAGATGATGTGACCGGAAGCCATGAGCAATCCGGATACCGACCGTGCGATCAGGTATGGGATGGTCATGGTGACGGTTTCGGTGAAAGGCACATCGGGGTTGTTCATGTCCCAGCCCTGGAACAGACCGATGTACTGGAGGGCGACGGCATAGATGATAATTCCAATGGCTGTCAGCCAGAAGTGCCATTTGATGAGCGCCTTTGAGTGCCACTCCCGCAGGGTAATTCTGGGGATGATATAGTAACAGGCACCGAACAGCATCATGGTCACAAAAGCGTACATGCCGATATGGGCGTGAGCTACCACGAAGTGGGTGAAATGGATGACTTCGTTGACCGACCGCAGCGCCTGCATGCTGCCCTGGAGGCTTACAAACGTGTAACTCATGGCGGCAAAAACCACAAACCTGAGTGTCGGGGAATACTTCACGGCACTGAAAGAACCGACCACCGTCATGTGATGGTTAACGGCAACGACCACGACGGGGATCACCATCATCACACTGGCCGAAATGGATATGGTGACAAACCAGGTTGGCAGCGGCGAACCGATCAGATGGTGAAATCCGTTCCAGTTGTAGAAAAGTGCAAGGCCCCAGAAGCCGAGCAGCGACAATCCGTAGCTGTAGATGGGACGGCCGAGCACTTTGGGGATGAAGTAGTAGGCGGCGGCAAGCCCAATCGGAGTAAACCAGAGACCCAGAGCGTTATGAGCGTACCACCAGTTCATGCCGGCCTGAACGGTGGGAGTATCAAAAATCGGAAGTGATGAAACGAGTCCGAGCAACGGGAACCAGAGAAACGCCGCCAGGATATACCAAACCGAGACGTAGAGTTGTTTGATGGTGCGGGTTGCCAGCATCAGGAACACGGATACCGACATGACCAGTACACAGAGTACGATGACCACCATGACCGGCACCGGGAACTCGAGCCACTCAATCCCACGTGAATGTCCTGCAAGGATTTGGATACTGCCAACAAGCAGTACAAGGTTCCAGACCGCCCCTGCCACCATGATGTATCCCCTCAGGTGAATAGGTGTTTTCAGCAGACGGCTGAAGATCCAGAGGGCAACGCCGGCACCTGTCATGGACGCCCAGCCATACACCATGGTATTCAGGTGAAGCGGCCGGACCCTTCCGAAGGTCAGCCAGCTCCAGCTTCCGAGCCAGTCGGGCAGATGCATTTTGACGGATGCCACCAGGGCGAGTACCGTACCGAACAGCAACCAGAAAATGCCCGACAAAATCAGAAAAAGCACAACATAACGAGCGCTTTTGTCCAGATCAGCGACACTGTATTCCCTTTTTTGCCCTGTATCAGGACTCACGCTCTTTTGTTTCATTCTTGTCATCCTTGAATATTTGATCCGTGCGTTTTCCGGCGGGTTCTTCCTCGTCGAAGGGAAGCATGCTCCCCCGCTGAATCCGGTCGAACTGGCCGGTAAAAAACGCCCATAGAAACAGCCCCAATCCACCGCCGATAATCAACAATGATGAGAGCAATAGTATTACACCGCCAAAACTCATAATCCGACTGATTAGGTGCTGTTGAAGCACCGGAAGTCTGATCTTACTGGTCTGCTCCGCGAAAGTGACATCCACCAGAACTACCGGCCAGGCAGTTGCCAGGAACGAGATCGTTGACAGCCGGACTACATGACGTCATGCACCCGACACGATATTCAGGTGCTGTCTTGCTGCGGAAAATAACATCAGCTTCTGTTTCAAGTTGTGCAGATCACAGGGCCCACACTGAAAATAATCTTGCTTGTGGAAGCGGGGTCCGGCCCGTCATCTGCCCGAAATAGTAACTCTCGAAAAGGTATTAAATCGGTTTCACAGTTCAAAAAAAAACTCAGAGCGTGGTTACAGGTCGTTGCAGGGAAACTCTCCCTGCTGGTCCTGTACCGGCACGATGAAGACCACTGCTGTAAGCGGCGGAAGATAAAAATGCCCCTCGGTAACAGCTGCCTCCTTCACGACAGAATCGTAGCCATCTCTCAGCACAGGGTGCAGCACGGCCCGTTCAAGACCCGGAAACGTCTGTGGCAGAGTGAATTCACGCTCCTCCCTGTCGGCATTGAACAGGATCAGTACACCGTCCAGGTCTTCGTCCAGGTGATCACCCGCACATGGGCCATCGGCAATACTCATGGCGATTATTCCGGGCTCCTGATCGGGCCCCGTATTATGAAATACCAGTCTTCGGTGAATATCTGCGGCGGTACCGAGGCGGAACAGCGGCGAGCTGTAACGAACCTTCAGCTGATCGAGAAAAATTCTGTGTGCCAGCTCCATGTGGTGCTGCTCCACGTTCAGGCCGGACATCCGCAGGAATTCGCGCATGAGATCCCATCGTTCGCTGTTATCCCATCCGGGAGGAAGCCCGATGCCCCAATTGTGAGTTTGCAGGCTGAAGTCGACGGCATTGTACCAGTCTCCCGAGTCAAAACTGTTGCGATCGAGCGACTTGGAGCGGAGGATATCGGTTCCCATCTGATAGAACGGCACACCCTGGCCGTAGTTGATGAACGCGTTGCTCAGGAGATGCACTCTTACCCGCTCGTCCATGGTCATATCGACCGGCAGTTTGACCTGCGTATTGTCCCAGAGCGTTTCGTTGTCGTGCTTGTCGATGTAGTTTACCGACTCTTCCGGGCGTAGGGCGAATCCGATCATTCCGGTGGCACCGTCAACGCGTTCGCCATGCCGGTTGACATAGGGGTAGGTGGCAAGGTTTCCGGCCATACCCACGCGAATGAGATCTGCCGCCTCCAGGAGTATGCCAAGGTTCTGCTGCTGATCTGGGTTTGCTTCCTCGTTGGGAAACAGGTAGAGGCCGCTGGCAAAGCCTTGTGCACGGCGATTATCCGTTACATTTCCACCGCGGATGGCGTCGCGTATGCGGTCATTGAAATTGCCTATTCCTGTTCCGCCCATATTGAACTGGGTGGCCTGCTCAAATATGCGATCGTCCGCCACTTCTCCGAAATTCCATCCCTCGCCATAGACATAGATATTGTCCCCGTCCACTCCGTCCTCTTCAAGCGTCAGTTCGGCGAGTGCCAGTTTGAGGTTTTCCATCACATAGCGGGGATGATGGCCCATCAGGTCAAATCGGAATGCATCGATTTTGTATTCACGCGCCCAGAGCAAAACAGAGTCGATGATCAGTTTTTCCATCATGGCGTGCTCGGCGGCCGTATTGTCGCAGCAGGTTGACGTCTCCATTTCACCAGTGTCGGGATGATACCGGTGATAGTAGCCCGGGACCACTTTGTCGAGTACCGATTGGGGCGAAAGGCCGGAAGCGAAGGTGTGGTTGTAAACCACATCCACGACAATATGCAGCCCGACCTGGTTCAGTGCCCGAACCATTTCCCTGACCTCCATTATGCGTGCCGGGCCGTCCGGATCGGTGGCATAGCTGCCTTCGGGCACATTAAAGTGTAACGGGTCGTATCCCCAGTTGAAACCATCATAGGAAGCAAGCCCCTCCATCCTTCCGGGCAGATAATAGGGTTTCTGAATCTCTTCAGTAGCCGGATCCTGCTCAGCCAGCTTTTCAAACACCTCCCGTATGGGAGTTGCACCATACTCGTTACACCGTTCTGCGATCTCAGGGTGGTCTATAAAATCACAGATGCGTTCGTATGGATGATGGAGATCCACGCGATCGGCCGGATCTTCGTTCACCGTGGCGATATCATTAATCGGCAGAAGATGAACATGTGTAAGCCCCGCATTGGACAATCGCTGCAGGTGAGTCATGCCCCGCGATAAACTGCGGTCTTCCCGCCCGTTGTGGGTGAATGCCAGGTAGGTGCCGCGGTGTGCCTCAGGCACCGACGAATCAAAAATACTGAAATCCCTCATGTGAATCTCATACAACGATATATCGGTTTTATTCGGGAGGCTTTTTTTCAGGCTTCCCCAACCATCGGGCATAAGGCTCTCATCTCCTGACAGATCCACTAATTGGCTGTATTTACTATCTGTAGACAAACTAACAGAGTAGGGATCCGTTACATCAAACGTGTTCACCTGATTATTTTCATGATGATATACCGTCACTTCAAAACGGTAGAGCATCCTGTCAAGATTCGACTTTTCACCGCTAAATCGCCATACACCATCCAACGGAACATCCGCTTTGTCGTGATTATCCGGGCTCAGATGGTCGGCGTGCAGGGTCTCAATCCGCTCTTTCTCCCTGTTGTATAAATTCAGGGTCACATTTTGCGCAGTGGGGGCCCAAAGCGATACGGTAATATGCTGCCCGTCGTAGCGCGGACCCAGGAGGCCGTCATAAGCATATAAATCATCGATAACATGCGGCATCTGGACTCTGGTGGCGGTCAACGGCCTGCCGTTTTCGTCATAAGCAATGGCCACGAGCTGTCCCTTGACTGCCCGCCTCACCGTTTCTTGATCTGCGTTAACCGAGAACACCGGGCGCCCGGCGATATGACGCATGCGCTCAACCCGTTCATCGTCCAGATAAGCGTGTTCTCCCACTGCAATAACGTTGCCGCCGGTAACTGCGTCGTGGTCCACCCTGATATCCGCCTGATGGCTATACCGAATCTCGCGAGTTGCGGTTTGCGGTCCGCTGTCCCAGACCAGGCGGTCGATGGCAACCCAATGAGCGGAAGCGCCCACCACCCCGTTGTCCACCGGGGTTTCCGGATCGTTTTCCTGCGAAGCAGTGCTACCATCCCCCATAACAGCACAGGAAGCAATGATCAGCGACGCACTCAAAACCAGAACTATCATCACAAACCAGGTCATATTTCTCATGATCTCAATTTTTCGGTATTTGTCATTTCGCACATCTGTTCGGTGTCATTACCGGCAATGCCACGTATCCGAGTTGCCTGCACAATCAGCTTCCAGCAGGCGACCCGGTTAAAAATCAATCCAGCGCCCGGAAGCGGATAGCCTGCCCTCCGCCGGGGGCCAGTTCCAGAGGCAGCATGGTGTTATTGTCCACCTCGATCTCTTCGATGACAATATCATAGGGATTCTCTTCCCAGTCAGCCGCAGCGCCGTCCCGGTAGATTTCGGCCACATAACGGCGTCCGCTATCCAGAAAAGAGAGGTCTGCGTTCAGGACTCTGGGCTGTTCGTCTGTAATACTGCCCAGATACCAGTCATCACTGTTACGATCGCGCCTGACTATAGTCACATACCGTCCGATGTCGGCGTGCAGTATTTTCGTGTCATGCCAGTCTACCGGCACATCCTTAATAAACTGAAAAGGTTCCGGATTTGCCTCATAGTTTTGCGGCAGATCAGCGGCCATTTGAAGCGGACTGAAGATTGTGACATAGAGCGCCAGCTCTTTTGCAAGAGTATGTTTGACGCGGTTATCGGGCCTGTATTCATCAAAATGCAGTTCAAAGATTCCCGGAGTGTAGTCAAAGGGCCCGGACAAAGAGCGCGTAAACGGGAGCGTCACTACATAATCGGGTGGATTGCCGCCCCACTCACCCCATGCGTTATACTCCTGACCCACAGCCACCTCCCGCGTCATAAGATTTGGCCAGGTGCGTCGTAAACCCGTATCCTTGACTCCTTCATGAACATTCAGGGAAATCTTGTGGGATGCGGCCAGCTCCACGACTCTCTGGTGATGGTCGACCATAAACTGCCCGTGATGCCATTCGAACTGCTCGTTCCCGTGTTCATCATAACGCATAATTTCGCGGCCGTGACCGACATAGCCGGTTTTAACGGCACGCACCCCGAGGGATTCATAAAGGGCAAAGCCCTCTTCCATCTGTGACTCATAATGCAGCACGGTGGCGGAATTTTCGTGGTGCCCCATCAGGCGGGTTCCCCTGTCCAGAGCGTACTGCGCCACACCTTCGAGATCGAACTCGGGAATAGACTCGGTAAAATCAAACACTACGCCGCTGTCGTACCAGTCGCCATCCCAGCCAGGGTTCCATCCTTCCACCAGCACATGGTCAATGTCATGTTCGGCGGCAAAATCGATATAGCGCATCGCATTTTCGGTAGTTGCCCCCAGATTTGGTCCGCGGCCCCAGGTGGATTTATCCAGATGCATCTCCCACCAGATGCCAACATATTTTCCCGGTTCAATCCAGGAGGTGTCCTCAATTTTGTTCGGTTCATTCAGGTTGAGAATCAGGTAGGAGGTGATGAGATCACCGGGGCGGTCGGCCAGCTGGATCGTCCGCCAGGGGGTTACCATGGGTGCGGATCCACGGACCCGAACGCCGTCCGACCAGGGCATCAGGTTTGCTTTGAGGGTGTAACCGTCCACCCGCTCCAGTGTCATGGTAGTGAAATCCACCAGAGCCGCCTCGTGGAAACTGATATAAAGGCTGTCGGCCGTGCGCATGGTCAGTGGAGTGTGCACGGTATCGGCCTGTGAAAGCGGTGTGTTTTCAAACAGGTATTCAAAACGGTTCCATTGGTAGGCATCGACATACCAGGACTCATGGTCGCCGGTCAAGTCAAACTCCGTCAATTCATCCATGATAATCAGGGTATCCAGGTTTGGCTGTTCCGGAAACTCGTAACGAAATCCGACACCGTCGTCAAAGGTCCGGAATACCACTGTCAGCTCCCTTCCCTCGGGAGCCTCTTCAGCCAGGCGGACCGTCATCTCCTCATAATGATTGCGCACATGTCGTTTTTCACCCCAAACCTGTTCCCAGGTTTCATCAAACGAATCGTATTCAACGGACTGTATCCGGAAGTTGCCCGACAAACTGCCGCCCTCGGCAAGCTCAAAGCCCATCCGTGATGGCTCGATCACGCTCACTCCTTTTCGCTCAACGGAATAAAACGGCACTCCATCGGCGTCCAGATTAAAATGAACCGTATTTATGCCCCTTGGTGAAGTAACGGAATGGGTGCTCTCCCGCGGCTGGCATCCCGAAACGATTATCATAAGCATAATCCAAAGAGTGGCTGA encodes the following:
- the pulA gene encoding pullulanase-type alpha-1,6-glucosidase, giving the protein MRNMTWFVMIVLVLSASLIIASCAVMGDGSTASQENDPETPVDNGVVGASAHWVAIDRLVWDSGPQTATREIRYSHQADIRVDHDAVTGGNVIAVGEHAYLDDERVERMRHIAGRPVFSVNADQETVRRAVKGQLVAIAYDENGRPLTATRVQMPHVIDDLYAYDGLLGPRYDGQHITVSLWAPTAQNVTLNLYNREKERIETLHADHLSPDNHDKADVPLDGVWRFSGEKSNLDRMLYRFEVTVYHHENNQVNTFDVTDPYSVSLSTDSKYSQLVDLSGDESLMPDGWGSLKKSLPNKTDISLYEIHMRDFSIFDSSVPEAHRGTYLAFTHNGREDRSLSRGMTHLQRLSNAGLTHVHLLPINDIATVNEDPADRVDLHHPYERICDFIDHPEIAERCNEYGATPIREVFEKLAEQDPATEEIQKPYYLPGRMEGLASYDGFNWGYDPLHFNVPEGSYATDPDGPARIMEVREMVRALNQVGLHIVVDVVYNHTFASGLSPQSVLDKVVPGYYHRYHPDTGEMETSTCCDNTAAEHAMMEKLIIDSVLLWAREYKIDAFRFDLMGHHPRYVMENLKLALAELTLEEDGVDGDNIYVYGEGWNFGEVADDRIFEQATQFNMGGTGIGNFNDRIRDAIRGGNVTDNRRAQGFASGLYLFPNEEANPDQQQNLGILLEAADLIRVGMAGNLATYPYVNRHGERVDGATGMIGFALRPEESVNYIDKHDNETLWDNTQVKLPVDMTMDERVRVHLLSNAFINYGQGVPFYQMGTDILRSKSLDRNSFDSGDWYNAVDFSLQTHNWGIGLPPGWDNSERWDLMREFLRMSGLNVEQHHMELAHRIFLDQLKVRYSSPLFRLGTAADIHRRLVFHNTGPDQEPGIIAMSIADGPCAGDHLDEDLDGVLILFNADREEREFTLPQTFPGLERAVLHPVLRDGYDSVVKEAAVTEGHFYLPPLTAVVFIVPVQDQQGEFPCNDL
- a CDS encoding glycoside hydrolase family 97 protein, which translates into the protein MNSGFRISATLWIMLMIIVSGCQPRESTHSVTSPRGINTVHFNLDADGVPFYSVERKGVSVIEPSRMGFELAEGGSLSGNFRIQSVEYDSFDETWEQVWGEKRHVRNHYEEMTVRLAEEAPEGRELTVVFRTFDDGVGFRYEFPEQPNLDTLIIMDELTEFDLTGDHESWYVDAYQWNRFEYLFENTPLSQADTVHTPLTMRTADSLYISFHEAALVDFTTMTLERVDGYTLKANLMPWSDGVRVRGSAPMVTPWRTIQLADRPGDLITSYLILNLNEPNKIEDTSWIEPGKYVGIWWEMHLDKSTWGRGPNLGATTENAMRYIDFAAEHDIDHVLVEGWNPGWDGDWYDSGVVFDFTESIPEFDLEGVAQYALDRGTRLMGHHENSATVLHYESQMEEGFALYESLGVRAVKTGYVGHGREIMRYDEHGNEQFEWHHGQFMVDHHQRVVELAASHKISLNVHEGVKDTGLRRTWPNLMTREVAVGQEYNAWGEWGGNPPDYVVTLPFTRSLSGPFDYTPGIFELHFDEYRPDNRVKHTLAKELALYVTIFSPLQMAADLPQNYEANPEPFQFIKDVPVDWHDTKILHADIGRYVTIVRRDRNSDDWYLGSITDEQPRVLNADLSFLDSGRRYVAEIYRDGAAADWEENPYDIVIEEIEVDNNTMLPLELAPGGGQAIRFRALD